The Mucilaginibacter gracilis genomic interval CTTTTTCAAATTTTTCTTCAAGCTCTTGTATCAGCTTTTTATGAAAGTCTTTTTCCCATATCACTATCGAAATGCTGTTTGCGCTGGTGGCCTTAAAGTTGTAGCTAACGCCAAGGTTGTAAAATACCTGCATAATGTGGAAATCGGTACCTACGTTGCCTACCATTAAGGGGTCGTAAATATCAATCATCACCAATTTGGTGGTGCCGGTAATTACCTCAACACGTTTGTGCGGGCATATATAATCTTTAGTTATTAAGGTACCCGGATGCTCGGGCTCAAAGGTGTTTTTAATGCGCAGGTTAATGTTGTTAATCTCCAACGGTTTCGACGCTTTAGGGTGGATAGCTTCCATACCCACGTCGGCCAGTTGATCGGCAACATCATAGTTGGTGAAACCTACCGGCACGCAGTTGTGGATTCCAACCAAAACCGGATCTGCCGAGCATAGGTGATATTCTTTGTGAATAATGGCTTCGGCAGGTTTTACGGCAACGGCTATTTTGCAAAAAGTAACTTCGGAGTAGCCGCGGTCAAACTCGCGCATAATACCTTCGGTACCTTTGGCGTAGCCGGTAACAATACAGATGGTTTTGGTAAAATCAATTTCGCTAAAGGTGTGCTTAATGCGCTGATCGATGGTGTACGATTTATGATCGTGAAATCCGCTCAAATCAACCAGCGTAGCGTTAATGCCCATGCTTTGCAAAATATTGGTAAATACAAAAGCCGAGTGGGTTTCGCCGATTGAAGCTAAAATTTCGCGGGCGGCTTGCAAAATGCCTTCTTTACTTACATAGCCGGATGCCAGTATGTTGGCCAGGTTATCAAGGTAATGGCGGGCATCGTGAATGCGCTGCTCAATAAACTTATCGGCTATCACCAGGTCAAGGCCCAGCGATTCGTATTTTTTATTGATGGCTTGCAAGGCAAGCACCAGTTCATCAAGCGCATGATGAAAATCCTGATATTTAACAATGCGGTGGTAAACACCCGGTTCGCCGGTTTTTTTATTTTCGAGCAGTAAATTGGTTACGCCCGAAAATGCCGACACTACAAATATGCGGTTATACAATTCGTCGCCACTGCGGCGAAACAAAATAATATTGTTAATCACATCCTGTAAAGCACTCATGGATGTGCCACCAATTTTTTCTACTGTTAACATTTTAATACTTTAGATTATAAAACAAGCCCCAATAATTTATGGCACAAGCCAAATATTTACCTAAAAACTACCAAATAGGTAGAATATTAGTGGCGGCAAATTTATAAAAATAGATGAATTGATTGTGCTATTAAAGTACTGGTTTATAGGAGCCCCTTCTTTAAAGACGACTCGCGGATAATAAGTTCTGATTTTAGCACGATAGAATCGGTAAGCAACATGTTCGATTCGCCTTTTAAATGGTTAATAAGCGTTTTTGCAGCAACCTCGCCCATCTCGTAACTCGGATAATTAATGGTGGTTAAGTTGGGGTCAACCAATTCAGAAATCGGGTCGTTATTAAAACCCGCAACTGCAATATCCTGCGGAACAGCTACACCGGCAAGCCTGAGTTCGCGCATGCAATAAGCAGCAAAGGCATCGTTGGTAATAAAAACACCGTCGGGGCGTGGGTTCATATTTAATAACTGTTGTGCAGCGTCTACATTGTGCCCTATGTGCTCGTTAAGGTAATTGATGATAAGCAACTCATCGCTATATACAAGGCCGTTATCTTCTAACGCCTTTTTATAGCCCTCAAACCTGTCGGCATAAACGTTTCGTTTTAAATCTCCGGTAACGTGGGCAATGCGTTTGCAACCTTGTTTTATCAGGTGGGTTGTTATTTCGTAGGCCGATTTGAAGTTATCAATCACCACCGTTGGGCAGTTTTTGTGTTTGTAAACCCTATCAAAAAACAATAGCGGTATGCCCTTAGTTATAAAAGGGTCAAAGTGGCTAACATCTTCGGTATCATAGGCCAGCGAAACCATTAAACCATCAACGCGGCTGTTAAACATGGTGTTAGCGTTGGCAACCTCTTTAGCCATACTCTCTAACGATTGGCTGATGATGAGGTTATATCCCGATTCGCTGGCAACCTTTTCCATGCCGGCCAACACCATAGCCACAAAATAACTATCTAAACGGTGTACAATTACGCCAATGGTATTGGTGCGTTTTAAACGTAAACTACTTGCAAAGGTGTTTGAGCGGTAGCCCATTTCCTTTGCTATATCCATTATCTTCTTCTTGGTTTTACGGTTAATAGCCGGATGATCGCGAAGGCCGCGGCTTACCGTTGCGGGCGAAATATCGAGAGCCTTTGCTATGTCGTAAATGGTAATTTCTTTGTTCTTCATTATAATGGATAAACTATCACACCGCAAGGTATAAATTAAACCGAAGTTATAATTGAATAATAAAAA includes:
- a CDS encoding aspartate kinase — translated: MLTVEKIGGTSMSALQDVINNIILFRRSGDELYNRIFVVSAFSGVTNLLLENKKTGEPGVYHRIVKYQDFHHALDELVLALQAINKKYESLGLDLVIADKFIEQRIHDARHYLDNLANILASGYVSKEGILQAAREILASIGETHSAFVFTNILQSMGINATLVDLSGFHDHKSYTIDQRIKHTFSEIDFTKTICIVTGYAKGTEGIMREFDRGYSEVTFCKIAVAVKPAEAIIHKEYHLCSADPVLVGIHNCVPVGFTNYDVADQLADVGMEAIHPKASKPLEINNINLRIKNTFEPEHPGTLITKDYICPHKRVEVITGTTKLVMIDIYDPLMVGNVGTDFHIMQVFYNLGVSYNFKATSANSISIVIWEKDFHKKLIQELEEKFEKVSVEKMAMVCLIGSNMDQVGLLAKSAGALATKNIDIKSAGFALRKVNIQFLVAREDFDEAIIALNAAMA
- a CDS encoding LacI family DNA-binding transcriptional regulator, producing the protein MKNKEITIYDIAKALDISPATVSRGLRDHPAINRKTKKKIMDIAKEMGYRSNTFASSLRLKRTNTIGVIVHRLDSYFVAMVLAGMEKVASESGYNLIISQSLESMAKEVANANTMFNSRVDGLMVSLAYDTEDVSHFDPFITKGIPLLFFDRVYKHKNCPTVVIDNFKSAYEITTHLIKQGCKRIAHVTGDLKRNVYADRFEGYKKALEDNGLVYSDELLIINYLNEHIGHNVDAAQQLLNMNPRPDGVFITNDAFAAYCMRELRLAGVAVPQDIAVAGFNNDPISELVDPNLTTINYPSYEMGEVAAKTLINHLKGESNMLLTDSIVLKSELIIRESSLKKGLL